The sequence below is a genomic window from Echeneis naucrates chromosome 13, fEcheNa1.1, whole genome shotgun sequence.
atatatatatatatatattaaattcaATTCTATATAAATTAAAGTCAATGTCTGCTCTGCCTGTTGGAAATAAACCATGGCAGCTTTTTTGTTCTAAAAGTGCAAAATAAAGTTAATACAGTCAAAAGTGATGTAACACGTATAAAATAGTTATTTGTTAACAAAACAGCGGGCTGTTAACATGAAGAGGAATAAAGAATATAGTAACTCACTCAACACTACAGAGGATGGTCATAATGTTCCACCAAAGGACCATTTATGTTTATCTTATATGATGTACACCAACTCTGACCTGTTTACAGCCATGTGGACACAGAAAGACATCGAACAGTAGCAGCTCATTCAGTTAAAAAGGTAAATctaatcaaaacaacaaaataggCTGTTGTTTGTACTCCAATTCACCAGGTGGCGTGAACGCACCACAGGGCTGTTTTTCCAGCCATAATAAACACACGGAGAAGTTGCGCCATTTGACTAAAAGCTGTCCCGTATAGAGACTCATGCTTGTTCTGGAGGTCCGAGCTTCAGGGGGGAGCCACAGTGCTTTTCTCATCGCTGCTGTTACCGGACCACACTGAGCTGCCCAGACTGTCCTGGACTGACTGGATCACAGCAGCTCTGAAGACAGCCATGTCCTCAGGGACCTTCATAGACGGACTGATCAGATCCAGGGCTGGATCCTCATGTTGTGGCAGGTGCAGCTGAGTCTGCCTGCTTTGGCTTcctcttcatttcctgtctgaaaCCCCACCAGCCGGTTTCCACACGTCACCTCCAGGAGCTGAGAACCAGCAGCTGGTCTCTGAGTCCTGAGGTGGATCCGTCATGTCCAGGTCCAGTCGCCGGTACAAGCCGCTCCAGCAGACCAACGGCAGCGGTTTCTTCCCCGGCTGTGACCGGGTCCGGATGCCCCGGGTCCGGGTactgctgctctgtctcctcGGTGTCCTGGTCCTGGCGGTGGTCCTGGGAATCTGCCTGTCCAACGACACAACCAGCGGACATGTGAACCGGTTACTGAGTCCGGATCTGGCCAAAGACCGGGTAAGTTCTGGCACTGACCAGATCCACGGGTGGAGGTAAAATACCCAAGAAGAAGACTGCGCTAATATTCCCCCATCCTTACAGCTGGACTCAGATCAAACGTTAAAACTTTGACTAGAGTTAGTTCATCTGTTTGAGATAGTGATGTTCATTCTcactttctccatttttttttattttttacaaagaaGTAGAGattcttgttctgtttcagactgtgtgtgtgcgtgcgcgcgtgcACGCGCTACAGGTGCAGACTCCTTGAATATGAAAGTAGTTTATCAACTGACAGACACAACCTGTCACTGTTGCAGTGCAGTTCGTGATCACGTCTCTTCGGCAGAGATGGCATTTTGTGCATAGGAACCTGAACCGCTTCATTCTTTAGTCCAAAGTCCATGTCCAATGTCTATATCCCATGGACATGCTGAAAAACAACAGGCTGTCCATCACACCTTCCACAGTCCAAAATTATATATCAAATTAACAACGAaaagcatgatttttttttttacgtttgaTTTTTCTGTCCTGTTAGCTCCCCTCCagcctttcttttctgttgacaTGTGATGTTCCTTTTCTCATCATCAGCTTGTTCTTTATTTATTCggtctcctctcctccagttgTCCCATAAACCCAGTAAGTGCTCTCCCGCTCAGATCCGCCGTCTGGCCTCTCAGGTGGATGGGACCCGGCTATGGGAAACTCACCTGAGGCCCATCCTGATAGAAAGGCTGCCAGGGACACAAGGCAGCCTTTCTGTACAGCAGGTATGTTAAAAGCTGAAATAGTTTCCAGTTCTTTGTATGTTCACTCACTTTTGCCCTCTCTCATTTTAATCGAACCTCTCTTCTTCTTTAGCACATCACCTCCACCCTTTCCTCGCTGTCTGCTGGCTGGTCTGTAGACCTTGACTCCTTCAAGTCCCCCACCCCTCGGGGCCAGGTGACCTTCACGAACATCGTTGCCACTCTGGACCCCTCAGCTCCTCGGAGGCTGCTCCTGGCCTGCCACTATGACTCCAAGGCCCTGCCTCCGCACCCTCAGGCCCCAGAGAGGGTGTTTCTGGGGGCCAGTGATTCGGCTGTGCCCTGTGCTATGATTCTTGAGCTTGCCACATCACTGGATGCCCAACTTAGAGCGTTCAAACAGCAGGTGTGGGTTCAGTTGTGTTTCCTTTCCTGTGTGTTGATCCGGGTAGTGGTAGGGATGTGTTGATGgattagtttaatttagtttaatttgtTAGATCATTTATTTAGTGTCACTATATctttcatctatttatttagtttcatcCAATggcacagataaaaaaaatctaagaggctgaagaggtttttgttttagtcCCCCCCAAATTTAGTCTCTGCCTCTGAGGCTGCAGTATAGCGGAGAAAAGGCTGACTGCAGCAGTCGTCTGTATGTAGCAGTGCCTCTCCAGGGACAGTGTACTATGTAGTTACTGTAGGAATACACACATACTTGTAAAGGCACACTGCGACACACTGCGGAAAATAAGACTGGCCttggttgctgttttttgtaaagtgcattttaattagatttcctttctttccccttcagaaacttcctgtttctctccagcttgttttttttgatgGTGAGGAGTCATTTGAAGAGTGGACGGCCACAGACTCGCTGTACGGCTCTCGTCACCTGGCCGAGTGGATGGCTAACACGCCTCACCCCGCGGGCTCCCCACACACCACCGTGCTCCAGGCTGTGGTGAGGAAACTGTGCTCTCTCTGCACAGAAGTACACAACCACCATGGTCGTTCTTCATATCCTGATGCAGACACGTGTTAACTTATGTATGAAGTGACTGGATttagcagaaacacacagcccTTTTGAAGCTAAATAGATGGAGTTCAGTCAATGTTCAATCGGCAAGATCTAGTTGCGGTTTCATCTCTGCTTTGTGTAGCCATGTAACTTGACACTACTCTTTCCAAGTATGAtggttttcttttacatctcAGCAACATTTACTGTAATGTAAGTGAAACATGATATTGAAAAACCAATTTCAAACACAGACCACAACCTTATGACTCTGAACTCTCTTTATAGGACCTCTTTGTGCTGCTGGACCTGCTTGGTGGTCCCGATCCACTGATTGCAAATCACTTTGACAACACAGCACGTTGGTTTGACCGCCTGATTGCTGCAGGTAAGTGCCGGCCATCTTGTCAAGAATATTCCCTGCATGTTGAGTGCTCTGACTGTGCCTACATCCCTCATACCCAGAGAAGAGACTCCATCGACAGGGTCTCTTAACATCTCACCCTTCAGAGCAGACGTACTTTAGGAAGGATGTATATCTtggacctgtccaggatgatcATATCCCCTTCCTTCACAAAGGTCAGTAACACCTGGTGGGTGTCTCTCTGGTCCAAACACTTAATGTCCAATTTCCAATATCAACCGATACTGATGTGCAGCTGTTTTTCCCCAAAACTATTTTTAGATCACATCACATATCTCCTGTCGTGGAATTAACACATTACCTACTTTTATCGTGATGCCCCACTAAAGGCATTGCACAATTAACATTGTCTGTACAAAGTAAGAACACTACTTCAACTTGAGTTATGGAAAATGCCATATTAATTTTTAACATTCTGTCTCAAACAGTCCTGTCCTTTGTGCAGCTTTTAAAGTAAAAGAGATTAACATGTAGTGTAGGAGAGCCTAATATATTGAAAACTGCTAATTTCTACAAGGTACAAACAACACTTTAAGAAGGAGGtaatgtgaaaacaaatgtgcacaGATATAGACAGACTCAGTCCTGTGAACACAGTCACTGAAAATATAAACTGGGCTCAATCAGCTTGCTAAACATGAGAAACAAACTACACCTGCAATATCAACGTGGTGTGCAATAAAAACTAGAAAGGCATACAGTTCCGTTCAGACCTTCCAGAGCAGTAAACAAAATTCTCCTTTTGCCATTTATATGAGTAACaaaaattttcaaatgaaaaaggcacacaaataaaaacagcctcaatcgaaaaaagtaaacacagtCCACCTTTTAAGGGCAACAAATGAGGCTCAAAGACTGATGCTGACTCACCTGGTGTGGACTGCTGTAATTCTTTT
It includes:
- the qpctla gene encoding glutaminyl-peptide cyclotransferase-like a isoform X2 translates to MSRSSRRYKPLQQTNGSGFFPGCDRVRMPRVRVLLLCLLGVLVLAVVLGICLSNDTTSGHVNRLLSPDLAKDRIRRLASQVDGTRLWETHLRPILIERLPGTQGSLSVQQHITSTLSSLSAGWSVDLDSFKSPTPRGQVTFTNIVATLDPSAPRRLLLACHYDSKALPPHPQAPERVFLGASDSAVPCAMILELATSLDAQLRAFKQQKLPVSLQLVFFDGEESFEEWTATDSLYGSRHLAEWMANTPHPAGSPHTTVLQAVDLFVLLDLLGGPDPLIANHFDNTARWFDRLIAAEKRLHRQGLLTSHPSEQTYFRKDVYLGPVQDDHIPFLHKGVPVLHVIATPFPQFWHTLDDTEENMHRPTVENLTKIMAVFLAEYLGF
- the qpctla gene encoding glutaminyl-peptide cyclotransferase-like a isoform X1, whose translation is MSRSSRRYKPLQQTNGSGFFPGCDRVRMPRVRVLLLCLLGVLVLAVVLGICLSNDTTSGHVNRLLSPDLAKDRLSHKPSKCSPAQIRRLASQVDGTRLWETHLRPILIERLPGTQGSLSVQQHITSTLSSLSAGWSVDLDSFKSPTPRGQVTFTNIVATLDPSAPRRLLLACHYDSKALPPHPQAPERVFLGASDSAVPCAMILELATSLDAQLRAFKQQKLPVSLQLVFFDGEESFEEWTATDSLYGSRHLAEWMANTPHPAGSPHTTVLQAVDLFVLLDLLGGPDPLIANHFDNTARWFDRLIAAEKRLHRQGLLTSHPSEQTYFRKDVYLGPVQDDHIPFLHKGVPVLHVIATPFPQFWHTLDDTEENMHRPTVENLTKIMAVFLAEYLGF